From the Maioricimonas rarisocia genome, one window contains:
- a CDS encoding cysteine desulfurase family protein: MPERIYLDHHATTPVDPRVLEAMWPWFGERFGNASSISHSFGHEAADAVAQARAEVAGLIGCDPEELVFTSGATESNNLAIKGILQAAGDRPHVVVNAAEHRAVLDPVRRLRRQDVEATVVPVTSTGRVDPDAVLAAIRPETRLVSVMLANNEVGALNPVGEIARTCREQGILVHTDAAQAVGKIPVDVAELPVDLMSVTAHKLYGPKGIGALVARRGEARLPLVSQIDGGGHERGLRSGTLPVPLIVGFGVACRLARQERDEEAARLAALRNDLWRRLQELEDVILNGPPLDGAAGERLPGNLNVSFGGVDGDALMMRLAASPLAVSSGSACTSANPEPSHVLRAMGLSDRAARASLRFGLGRSTTAGEIEQAATIVGDVVRELRRLA, from the coding sequence ATGCCCGAACGGATCTATCTCGATCATCACGCGACCACGCCGGTCGATCCCCGCGTGCTGGAGGCGATGTGGCCCTGGTTCGGCGAGCGGTTCGGAAACGCCTCGAGCATCAGCCACTCCTTCGGGCACGAGGCGGCCGACGCCGTTGCGCAGGCGCGCGCGGAGGTGGCCGGGCTGATCGGATGTGACCCTGAGGAACTGGTGTTCACCAGCGGGGCGACCGAGTCGAACAACCTGGCGATCAAGGGAATCCTGCAGGCGGCCGGCGACAGGCCACATGTCGTTGTTAACGCGGCCGAGCATCGGGCTGTGCTCGATCCCGTTCGACGACTCAGGCGGCAGGACGTCGAGGCGACAGTTGTGCCTGTGACTTCGACGGGACGTGTCGATCCGGACGCAGTCCTGGCCGCAATCCGCCCCGAAACCCGCCTGGTCTCCGTTATGCTCGCCAACAACGAAGTCGGGGCGCTCAACCCGGTTGGCGAGATCGCGCGGACGTGCCGCGAGCAGGGAATCCTCGTCCACACCGATGCCGCGCAGGCGGTTGGCAAGATCCCGGTCGACGTGGCCGAACTGCCAGTCGATCTGATGAGCGTCACCGCGCACAAGCTGTACGGTCCGAAAGGGATCGGGGCGCTGGTCGCCCGGCGAGGAGAAGCACGGCTGCCGCTGGTTTCCCAGATCGACGGCGGCGGACACGAGCGCGGCCTGCGGAGCGGCACTTTGCCGGTTCCGCTGATTGTCGGCTTCGGCGTGGCCTGTCGGCTGGCGAGGCAGGAACGGGACGAAGAGGCGGCCCGGCTGGCGGCACTGCGAAATGACCTGTGGCGGCGGCTGCAGGAACTCGAGGACGTGATACTGAACGGTCCTCCGCTGGACGGTGCCGCGGGAGAGCGGCTGCCGGGCAATCTCAACGTCAGCTTTGGTGGCGTGGACGGAGATGCGCTGATGATGCGGTTGGCGGCCTCGCCGCTGGCGGTCAGTTCGGGCTCGGCCTGCACCTCGGCAAATCCGGAGCCGAGCCACGTTCTGCGGGCAATGGGGTTGAGTGACCGGGCCGCACGTGCGAGCCTGAGGTTCGGCCTCGGCCGGTCAACCACGGCCGGGGAGATCGAACAGGCGGCGACGATTGTCGGAGACGTGGTCCGCGAACTCCGCCGATTGGCCTGA